In a genomic window of Urocitellus parryii isolate mUroPar1 chromosome 11, mUroPar1.hap1, whole genome shotgun sequence:
- the Ptafr gene encoding platelet-activating factor receptor — MEPNGSSRVDSEFRYILFPIIYSIIFVVGVIANGYVLWVFAHLYPSKKLNEIKIFMLNLTVADLLFLITLPLWIIYYYNQGNWILPKFLCNVAGCLFFINTYCSVAFLGVITYNRFQAVTRPIRTAQATTRKRGIYLSLVIWVFIVAAASYFLILDSTNIVTHKAGSGNITRCFEHYEKGSVPVLVIHIFIVFSFFLVFLIILFCNLVIIRTLLLQPVQQKHNAQVKRRALWMVCAVLAVFVICFVPHHVVQLPWTLAELGYQDNFHQAINDAHQVTLCLLSTNCVLDPVIYFFLTKKFRKHLTEKFYNIRSSRKCSRVTTDTGTDVVMPINQIPVDSLKN, encoded by the coding sequence atggagCCAAATGGCTCCTCCCGTGTGGATTCCGAGTTTCGATACATTCTCTTCCCAATTATTTACAGCATCATCTTTGTGGTGGGGGTCATTGCCAATGGCTATGTGCTATGGGTCTTTGCCCACTTATATCCTTCCAAGAAACTAAATGAGATAAAGATCTTCATGTTAAACCTCACTGTGGCTGACCTGCTCTTCCTGATCACCCTGCCACTGTGGATCATCTATTACTACAACCAGGGCAACTGGATTCTACCCAAATTTCTGTGCAATGTGGCTGGCTGCCTCTTCTTCATCAACACCTACTGCTCCGTGGCCTTCCTTGGAGTCATCACTTATAACCGCTTCCAGGCAGTCACACGGCCCATCAGGACTGCTCAGGCCACCACCCGCAAACGTGGCATCTATTTGTCCCTGGTTATTTGGGTGTTCATTGTGGCCGCTGCATCCTACTTCCTTATCTTGGACTCCACCAACATAGTGACGCATAAGGCCGGCTCGGGCAACATCACCCGTTGCTTTGAGCATTACGAGAAGGGCAGCGTGCCTGTCCTTGTCATCCACATCTTCATCGTGTTCAGCTTCTTCCTGGTCTTCCTCATTATCCTCTTCTGCAACCTGGTCATTATCCGCACGCTCCTCCTGCAGCCGGTGCAGCAGAAGCACAATGCACAAGTGAAGCGCCGGGCGCTGTGGATGGTCTGCGCGGTCTTGGCGGTGTTCGTCATCTGCTTCGTGCCCCACCACGTGGTGCAgctgccctggaccctggctgagTTGGGCTACCAGGACAACTTCCACCAGGCTATTAATGATGCACATCAGGTCACCCTCTGCCTCCTTAGCACCAACTGTGTCTTAGACCCTGTCATCTACTTCTTCCTCACCAAGAAGTTCCGCAAACACCTCACTGAAAAGTTTTACAATATCCGCAGCAGCCGGAAATGCTCCCGGGTCACCACTGACACAGGCACCGATGTGGTCATGCCAATCAACCAGATCCCTGTGGATTCTCTCAAAAATTAG